The region ACCCGATCATCCCCATTATGGGTTTCTCACCAAAGACGGAACCCGCTACTTCCAGGCGATCTACGCCGACCGCGCCACATCCCAGGCCTGTGTCGACTGCCACAACAAACACCCCAATAGCCCCCGCCGCGATTTCAAGTTGAACGATGTCATGGGCGGAATCGTCATCACCTTCCCGGTCGGAGAATAGACTCATGGCGCTCGCACTCCAGCACGTCCGCCTCATCGATGGCACCGGCCATGTCTACGAACAGGCCACCGTCCTCATTCGCGGGGCCAAGATCGCCGCCGCCGGCCTCAGCCGCACCATCACGATCCCCCGCGGCGTGACCAAGATCAACGGCCGGGGGCTCACCGTGATTCCTGGTCTGATGGACTGCCATGTCCACCTCTGCCTGGGCGCGGAACCGGACGTCGTCGCGGCGGTCGAAACCGACGCCCCTTCGCTCACCCTGCTCAAGTCGGTCCTCCACGCCAGACAGACGATCGAAGCCGGCTTTACCACGATTCGCGATGTCGGCTCGCGTGACCACTCCATTTTCGTCCTCAAGCAGGCGATCGACGCAGGCATCTTGCCGGGCCCGCGCATTGTCGGCGCCGGCCTCGCGATCTGCATGGTCGGCGGCCATGCGCGCTTTATCGGCCGGGAAGTGGCGGGGCCCGACGAGGTCCGCCGCGCCGTCGACGCGCAACTGGCCGCCGGCGCCGAGGTGATCAAAGTCATCGCATCCGGCGGCGTCCTGACACCCGGCACCTCGCCGGACCAGGCCCAGATGACGGTGGAGGAACTCACCGCGGCGGTCGAAACCGCCCGGCGCGCCAAAAAGAAAGTCGCGGCCCACGCCCACGGGGCCTCTGGGATGAAAAACGCCATTCGCGCCGGCGTCCACTCCATCGAA is a window of Nitrospira sp. DNA encoding:
- a CDS encoding amidohydrolase family protein, which gives rise to MALALQHVRLIDGTGHVYEQATVLIRGAKIAAAGLSRTITIPRGVTKINGRGLTVIPGLMDCHVHLCLGAEPDVVAAVETDAPSLTLLKSVLHARQTIEAGFTTIRDVGSRDHSIFVLKQAIDAGILPGPRIVGAGLAICMVGGHARFIGREVAGPDEVRRAVDAQLAAGAEVIKVIASGGVLTPGTSPDQAQMTVEELTAAVETARRAKKKVAAHAHGASGMKNAIRAGVHSIEHATLLDDEAGELMKQHGVYMVPTLSALSTTAAGRPGCGIPVSALDKAKAMTKRHQASFKKAHQSGLFIAMGTDAGTPFNYHGDNAQELERMVAFGMSPMDAILASTAAAARLIGIHETVGTLTKGKQADLVILNGNPLKRIDVLRDRSKIMGVMQAGKFVAGPLAKT